ATGCATGATATTCTCCTTCTGCAAAATACTCTAAAATCTCTGGTCAATCGAATTGTAAAAGAAGAGCAAAAAAATCAAAAGCTATTAGAGGCAATTCTTCCCAAAAAAATTGCAGATGAATTAAAAGAAAAAGGTTTTAGTAAACCGGAGATTTTTGAACAGGTCTCTGTTTTATTTACTGATTTTAAAGGATTCACAAAAGTGGCAGAGACTATGACTCCGCAAGATTTAGTGAAAGAATTAGATTGTTGTTTTTCTCAATTTGATAAGATTATAGAAAGATACAATTTGGAAAAATTAAAAACAATCGGCGATAGTTATATGTGCGCAAGCGGCATACCGAAGGTATCCTCTGGAGCTAAAAGTGCGGTTAATGCAATTCTTGCTGCACTTGAAATTCAAGCATTTATGAATCAATTGAAAGAGATTCGGGAAGCCCAAGGTTTACCGTATTGGGAACTTCGTCTTGGCATTCATAGCGGTCCGTTAGTCGCAGGAGTCATTGGAGAAAAGAAATTTGCATACGATGTTTGGGGCGATTCAGTCAATACTGCAAGTCGTATGGAATCAAGCGGAACTCCAGGAAAAATAAATGTAAGCGGTGCCACATACGTATTAGTGAAAGATTTTTTTCTTCTTGAATATCGTGGTCGCATTAATGCCAAGAATAAAGGAGAGGTTGATATGTATTATGTAACAGGAATTCGTTCGGAATTATGCGATGCAAATCTTGTCAGCAATGAAAAGTTTTGGGAAATGTACCATAGACTATAAAAAAGCTTCGGAATTTCTTCTTGAAAGTCTTTCAATACTGGAAAAAATAGGATACCATGAAGACGATTACTGTTTCTATCTCTGAAAACGAATTCCAAAACTTTGGTTTTAAATCAGATACTATTGCGTTTAAAGAACTACTTGAAAAAATTAGCACTGAGTTAGCTAGAAAAGCTTTAGCTCGATGCCACCAGATTGCGAAGGAAACAGGTCTTTCAGAAATGACTCTCGATGAAATTAATGCGGAAATTAAAGAAGTAAGAAAGAATGCAAAA
This portion of the Leptospiraceae bacterium genome encodes:
- a CDS encoding cyclic nucleotide-binding domain-containing protein; this encodes MVNIQERIDFLKRIEIFQDLDEKTFSRIADNLIEIELKEDQILFQKGDKGDSIYIVHNGELEAKDGEFVVRTFKQGFVLGEFALLTNEFRSASIFAKTKSTLLKLTDKFFFEFLMHDILLLQNTLKSLVNRIVKEEQKNQKLLEAILPKKIADELKEKGFSKPEIFEQVSVLFTDFKGFTKVAETMTPQDLVKELDCCFSQFDKIIERYNLEKLKTIGDSYMCASGIPKVSSGAKSAVNAILAALEIQAFMNQLKEIREAQGLPYWELRLGIHSGPLVAGVIGEKKFAYDVWGDSVNTASRMESSGTPGKINVSGATYVLVKDFFLLEYRGRINAKNKGEVDMYYVTGIRSELCDANLVSNEKFWEMYHRL